The Leptospira montravelensis nucleotide sequence TTTCTTCTTTTGCCTATCGAGACTCAGCTCGGTGGGAAGAATTAGAAGATCTTTTCCAAAAAGATGCAACGATCTCTATCAGTTGGTTTGATGGAGCGGCGAAAAGTTTTGTAGAAAAATCTCGCCTAATGGTAGATAGTGGAACTCCACCAACAAAACATTGGATCTCCTCTCCTAGGATCACCCTTTGTGGAAACCGTGCCTTGAGTGAAGCAGATGTGATGATTATGGTTCGAAGTAATACGGGGCCAATCGAACTGGATGTAACTTCTTACACACGGTTTTATGATCAATTTGAACTGGATGAAGATGGTCGCTGGCGTATCCACAAAAGAATTGGTATTTAT carries:
- a CDS encoding nuclear transport factor 2 family protein; protein product: MPENLQFLETKSKLEIASNISSFAYRDSARWEELEDLFQKDATISISWFDGAAKSFVEKSRLMVDSGTPPTKHWISSPRITLCGNRALSEADVMIMVRSNTGPIELDVTSYTRFYDQFELDEDGRWRIHKRIGIYEKDRFDPVGPSFLFWAAYLFIPLSKYPKELRHLAFGLERNGLSLVPNVITSGSANEKILKQNAWEWSGCEKFPNAKQP